One genomic segment of Oxyura jamaicensis isolate SHBP4307 breed ruddy duck unplaced genomic scaffold, BPBGC_Ojam_1.0 oxyUn_random_OJ69022, whole genome shotgun sequence includes these proteins:
- the LOC118159248 gene encoding cell wall protein DAN4-like, producing the protein GTTTATATSTTGTSTATSTTSTTGTSTATSTTSTTGTSTATSTTSTTGTSTATSTTGTSMATSTTSTTGTSTATSTTSTTGTSMATSTATSTTGTSTATSTTGTSTATSTTSTTGTSMATSMATSTTSTTGTSMATSMATSTTSTTGTSTATSTTSTTGTCTATSTTSTTGTSMATSTTSTTGTSTATSTTSTATSTTPTTPNPPPPPPPHSTAPSRSAPPVPPPVPARRSSGGHSANPTLLRTYSYNPREETLYIQGPDRPPPAPPGPPPPPPRPPGGGGGRWLSPTGAAGARGRHGSGRPYIHGGPGAGDGAGTVLPSRPPPRPMASRR; encoded by the coding sequence CGGCACCACCACGGCCACCGCCACCAGCACCACTGGTACCAGTACGGCCACCAGTACCACCAGTACCACTGGTACCAGCACGGCCACCAGTACCACCAGTACCACTGGTACCAGTACGGCCACCAGTACCACCAGCACCACTGGTACCAGCACGGCCACCAGTACCACTGGTACCAGTATGGCCACCAGTACCACCAGCACCACTGGTACCAGTACAGCCACCAGTACCACCAGCACCACTGGTACCAGTATGGCCACCAGTACGGCCACCAGTACCACTGGTACCAGTACGGCCACCAGCACCACTGGTACCAGCACGGCCACCAGTACCACCAGTACCACTGGTACCAGTATGGCCACCAGTATGGCCACCAGTACCACCAGTACCACTGGTACCAGTATGGCCACCAGTAtggccaccagcaccaccagcaccactggTACCAGTACGGCCACCAGTACCACCAGCACCACTGGTACCTGTACGGCCACCAGTACCACCAGCACCACTGGTACCAGTAtggccaccagcaccaccagcaccactggTACCAGTACGGCCACCAGTACCACCAGCACGGCCACCAGCAccacccccaccacccccaacccccccccccccccccccccccatagcACGGCCCCCTCCCGCTCCGcaccccccgtcccccccccggTGCCAGCACGCAGGAGCAGCGGGGGTCACAGCGCCAATCCGACATTGTTACGTACTTACAGTTACAACCCGAGAGAGGAAACGCTGTACATACAAGGCCCggaccgccccccccccgcaccccccggacccccccccccccccccccgcccccccgggggggggggggggcggtggcTCAGCCCCACCGGCGCTGCCGGGGCACGGGGGCGTCACGGCAGTGGGCGCCCATACATTCACGGGGGTCCCGGGGCAGGGGACGGGGCGGGCACCGTgctcccct